In Neorhizobium galegae, the following proteins share a genomic window:
- the ftsE gene encoding cell division ATP-binding protein FtsE → MIHFENVGLRYGMGPEILRDMTFDIPKRSFQFLTGPSGAGKTTLLRLLFMSLHPTRGIIHMFGRDLSQIPRAELPMLRRRVGIVFQDFRLLDHLTTYENVALPLRVRGKEESSYRNDVIELLKWVGLGERINVLPAVLSGGEKQRAAIARALMDQPEILLADEPTGNVDPPMARRLLNLFLELNRLGTAVVIATHDLALMDQVDARRMILTEGRLDIYE, encoded by the coding sequence TTGATTCATTTCGAAAATGTTGGTCTGCGCTATGGGATGGGTCCCGAGATCCTGCGGGATATGACCTTCGACATCCCCAAGCGCTCATTCCAGTTCCTCACGGGCCCATCGGGCGCTGGGAAGACCACCCTGCTGCGCCTGCTGTTCATGTCGCTGCATCCGACCCGCGGCATCATCCACATGTTCGGCCGCGACCTGTCGCAGATCCCCCGCGCCGAACTGCCGATGCTGCGCCGCCGGGTCGGCATCGTCTTCCAGGATTTCCGCCTGCTCGACCATCTGACGACCTACGAGAACGTCGCGCTGCCGCTGCGCGTGCGCGGCAAGGAGGAAAGCTCCTACCGCAACGACGTGATCGAGCTTCTGAAATGGGTCGGGCTCGGCGAACGTATCAACGTGCTGCCGGCCGTTCTGTCCGGCGGCGAGAAGCAGCGTGCGGCGATTGCCCGCGCGCTGATGGACCAGCCGGAAATCCTGCTCGCCGACGAGCCGACCGGCAATGTCGACCCGCCGATGGCGCGCCGGCTCCTCAATCTCTTCCTCGAACTCAACCGGCTCGGCACCGCCGTCGTCATCGCCACCCATGATCTGGCCTTGATGGACCAGGTGGATGCAAGGCGGATGATCCTCACCGAAGGGCGGCTCGACATCTATGAATGA
- a CDS encoding response regulator, whose amino-acid sequence MAKILITEDEDSLRMFVARALRLDGHETHEAGDGAEGLEKLSEGPFDLLLSDIRMPVMDGIELVHQASARFPDLKILLMTGYAEQRERADDLAAKVIDVVQKPFALPDIRRAVASALAAANSHAA is encoded by the coding sequence ATGGCAAAAATCCTGATTACCGAGGACGAGGATTCGCTTCGCATGTTCGTTGCGCGGGCGCTTCGTCTCGATGGTCATGAGACCCATGAAGCGGGCGACGGCGCGGAAGGTCTCGAAAAGCTGAGCGAAGGGCCCTTCGACCTGCTGCTTTCCGACATCCGCATGCCGGTCATGGACGGCATAGAACTGGTGCACCAGGCGTCGGCCAGGTTCCCCGATCTCAAGATTCTACTGATGACCGGTTATGCGGAACAGCGGGAGCGAGCCGACGATCTTGCGGCCAAGGTGATCGACGTGGTGCAGAAACCGTTCGCGCTGCCCGATATCCGCCGGGCCGTCGCCTCGGCGCTGGCGGCCGCGAACTCGCACGCCGCCTGA
- the lysA gene encoding diaminopimelate decarboxylase yields MNHFHYIDGVLHAENVPIPEIAKAVGTPFYVYSTATLERHYKVFAKAFSDVDAMVCYAMKANSNQAVLKTLGRLGAGVDVVSGGELRRALAAGIPANRIMFSGVGKTVQEMDLALSAGIYCFNVESEPELEVLNLRARKAGRKAHVSFRINPDVDAGTHAKISTGKKENKFGIAYERARAVYAHAATLDGIDVKGIDMHIGSQITELQPFEHAFRLLRELVETLRTDGHRIDHVDIGGGLGIPYRQDNNPPPLPDAYAETVKRQLRSLNCKIVTEPGRLIVGNAGILVTEVIYVKDGGEKSFVVVDGAMNDLIRPTLYDAYHEIRPVVVPAADAPRIKGDVVGPVCETGDYLALDREMAEPKPGDLIAVSSAGAYGAVQASTYNSRLLVPEVLVKGSEFHVVRPRGSYEELIGLDSVPAWLD; encoded by the coding sequence GTGAATCATTTTCATTACATCGACGGCGTGCTGCACGCCGAGAACGTGCCGATCCCCGAAATCGCCAAGGCGGTCGGGACCCCCTTTTACGTCTATTCGACGGCCACCCTGGAACGTCACTACAAGGTTTTCGCCAAGGCGTTCTCCGATGTGGACGCAATGGTCTGCTACGCGATGAAGGCGAATTCCAACCAGGCGGTGCTGAAGACGCTCGGCCGGCTCGGAGCCGGCGTCGATGTCGTCTCCGGCGGAGAGCTGCGTCGCGCGCTGGCGGCCGGCATTCCGGCAAACCGCATCATGTTCTCGGGCGTCGGCAAGACGGTGCAGGAAATGGATCTGGCGCTATCGGCCGGCATCTACTGTTTCAACGTCGAGTCCGAGCCGGAACTGGAAGTCCTCAACCTGCGCGCCCGGAAGGCCGGCAGAAAAGCGCATGTCTCCTTCCGCATCAACCCGGATGTGGATGCGGGCACGCATGCCAAGATCTCGACCGGCAAGAAGGAAAACAAGTTCGGCATCGCTTATGAGCGCGCCCGCGCCGTTTACGCGCACGCCGCGACGCTCGATGGCATCGACGTCAAGGGCATCGACATGCATATCGGCAGCCAGATCACCGAACTGCAGCCCTTCGAACACGCCTTCCGGCTGCTGCGCGAACTGGTCGAAACGTTGCGCACCGACGGCCACCGCATCGATCACGTCGACATCGGCGGCGGGCTCGGCATTCCCTACCGCCAGGACAACAATCCCCCGCCGTTGCCCGATGCCTACGCGGAAACGGTGAAGCGCCAGCTGCGATCGCTGAACTGCAAGATCGTCACCGAGCCCGGCCGGTTGATCGTCGGCAATGCCGGCATTCTGGTGACCGAGGTCATCTACGTGAAGGACGGCGGCGAAAAGTCCTTCGTGGTCGTCGACGGCGCGATGAACGACCTGATCCGTCCGACGCTCTACGACGCCTATCACGAGATCCGTCCGGTCGTGGTGCCGGCCGCCGATGCGCCGCGCATCAAGGGCGACGTCGTCGGCCCGGTCTGCGAAACCGGAGACTATCTGGCGCTCGACCGCGAGATGGCCGAACCCAAACCCGGCGACCTGATCGCAGTCTCGTCCGCCGGCGCTTACGGCGCCGTGCAGGCAAGCACCTACAACAGCCGCCTGCTGGTGCCGGAGGTTCTGGTGAAGGGATCGGAGTTCCACGTGGTGCGCCCGCGCGGCAGCTACGAAGAGCTTATCGGCCTCGATTCCGTGCCTGCATGGCTTGACTGA
- a CDS encoding gamma-glutamylcyclotransferase: MARDMDEFWVFGYGSLMWNPGFAFEERLTARAFGFRRSLCVWSHVHRGTPDHPGLVLGLDRGGSCRGVAFQVSGENREDVLDYLRRRELVTNVYLEKILPVSLGDRRQVKAVGYIVDRNHVQYAGALEIEQAAEIVRVSVGQSGPNDTYLFNTLAHLKEMGIRDHWLEGVGAAVAARAQAAV, encoded by the coding sequence GTGGCGCGGGATATGGACGAATTTTGGGTGTTTGGCTACGGGTCCCTGATGTGGAACCCGGGTTTTGCGTTTGAGGAAAGACTGACCGCACGTGCCTTCGGCTTCCGCCGCTCCCTCTGCGTCTGGTCTCACGTGCATCGCGGCACCCCGGATCATCCGGGCCTGGTCCTCGGACTCGACCGCGGCGGCTCATGCCGCGGCGTTGCCTTCCAGGTGAGCGGGGAGAACCGGGAGGACGTGCTCGATTATCTGCGCCGCCGCGAACTCGTCACGAATGTCTATCTGGAAAAGATTCTTCCCGTCTCCCTCGGCGACAGGCGGCAGGTCAAGGCGGTCGGCTATATCGTCGATCGCAACCATGTCCAATATGCCGGCGCTCTGGAGATCGAGCAGGCGGCGGAAATCGTCCGTGTTTCCGTCGGCCAGTCGGGCCCGAACGATACCTACCTGTTCAACACGCTGGCGCATCTGAAGGAAATGGGCATTCGCGATCACTGGCTGGAAGGCGTCGGCGCGGCGGTGGCCGCCCGAGCTCAGGCCGCCGTCTGA
- a CDS encoding cell division protein FtsX codes for MRVRPTAPILPPSNIQGNALLVVIAIMAFLACLTLGAVSMVRATASSWQSQISREITIQIKPDDGLDMDAALKKARDLALTFVGTREGTIMDESATARLLEPWLGTGLNLADLPVPRLVIVTIDEQNPPDFAGMRDLLKTEIPQAFLDDHRTWVDRLVSMAHTTVLIGMGVLILVFTAMILTVIFATRGALSGNRHIVEVLHFVGAESSFVAGEFQKHFLKISIKGSAAGGALAAAMFAIANMWQANSLATPESDQASALFGSFTIGLGGYLGIFATMIVIALLTTLTARFTVMRTIDEIDLIRSDPARSDGLSAS; via the coding sequence ATGCGGGTGCGCCCGACAGCCCCGATCCTGCCGCCCTCTAACATCCAGGGCAACGCGCTGCTGGTGGTGATCGCCATCATGGCCTTCCTCGCCTGCCTGACGCTCGGCGCCGTCAGCATGGTGAGGGCGACGGCATCGAGCTGGCAGAGCCAGATTTCCCGCGAGATCACCATCCAGATCAAACCCGATGACGGGCTCGACATGGATGCGGCTTTGAAGAAGGCCCGCGACCTGGCGCTCACCTTCGTCGGCACCCGCGAGGGCACGATCATGGACGAAAGCGCGACGGCAAGGCTTCTGGAGCCGTGGCTCGGCACCGGACTGAACCTCGCCGACCTGCCCGTGCCGCGCCTCGTCATCGTCACCATCGACGAGCAGAACCCGCCCGATTTCGCCGGAATGCGCGATCTCCTGAAGACGGAAATCCCGCAGGCCTTCCTCGACGATCACCGCACCTGGGTGGATCGCCTGGTGTCGATGGCCCATACGACGGTGCTGATCGGCATGGGCGTCCTCATCCTGGTTTTCACGGCGATGATCCTGACGGTGATCTTCGCCACCCGCGGGGCGCTCTCCGGCAATCGCCATATCGTCGAGGTGCTGCATTTCGTCGGCGCCGAAAGCTCTTTCGTAGCCGGTGAATTCCAGAAACATTTCCTAAAGATCAGCATCAAGGGCTCGGCCGCCGGCGGTGCGCTCGCAGCCGCTATGTTCGCCATCGCCAACATGTGGCAGGCGAATTCGCTGGCGACGCCGGAAAGCGACCAGGCGAGCGCCCTGTTCGGCTCCTTCACCATCGGTCTCGGCGGCTATCTCGGCATCTTCGCCACAATGATCGTGATCGCGCTGCTGACGACGCTGACGGCCCGGTTCACGGTCATGCGCACGATCGACGAAATCGACCTGATCCGTTCCGATCCGGCGCGATCCGACGGATTATCAGCTTCTTGA
- the argH gene encoding argininosuccinate lyase translates to MADGTKDAVSSNQMWGGRFASGPDAIMEEINASIGFDKKLFAQDIRGSIAHATMLAEKGIISGEDKDKIVSGLNTIMSEIESGKFEFSRKLEDIHMNIEARLAVLIGPAAGRLHTARSRNDQVALDFRLWVKEELAKTEAMLTDLIAAFLDRAEEHADTVMPGFTHLQTAQPVTFGHHCMAYVEMFGRDRARVRHAIDHLDESPIGAAALAGTPYPIDRHMTAKALGFREPTRNSIDTVSDRDFALEFLSVAAICAVHLSRLAEEIVIWSTPQFGFVRLSDAFSTGSSIMPQKKNPDAAELVRAKTGRINGSLVALLTVMKGLPLAYSKDMQEDKEQVFDSAENLELAIAAMTGMMRDMTIRADKMRAAAGAGYSTATDLADWLVREVGLPFREAHHVTGRAVALAESKSCDLSELSLEELQSINPDITDKVFNVLSVDASVASRTSFGGTAPAEVRKQIAWWRTRN, encoded by the coding sequence ATGGCTGACGGCACGAAGGACGCAGTATCCTCCAACCAGATGTGGGGCGGACGCTTCGCTTCAGGGCCGGATGCGATCATGGAGGAGATAAATGCCTCGATCGGTTTCGACAAGAAGCTGTTCGCCCAGGATATCCGCGGCTCAATAGCGCATGCGACGATGCTCGCGGAAAAGGGCATCATTTCGGGCGAAGATAAAGACAAGATCGTCTCTGGCCTGAACACGATCATGTCAGAGATCGAAAGCGGCAAGTTCGAATTTTCGCGCAAGCTCGAAGACATCCACATGAACATCGAGGCGCGGCTGGCAGTGCTGATCGGCCCCGCCGCCGGACGCCTGCACACGGCCCGCTCGCGCAACGACCAGGTGGCGCTCGATTTCCGCCTCTGGGTCAAGGAGGAGCTCGCCAAGACGGAAGCGATGCTGACCGACCTGATCGCAGCCTTCCTCGATCGCGCCGAGGAACATGCCGATACGGTCATGCCCGGCTTCACCCATTTGCAGACCGCCCAGCCGGTCACCTTCGGCCATCACTGCATGGCCTATGTGGAAATGTTCGGCCGTGACCGCGCCCGCGTCCGCCACGCGATCGACCATCTCGACGAAAGCCCGATCGGCGCCGCAGCGCTGGCTGGCACGCCCTACCCGATCGACCGCCACATGACCGCCAAGGCCCTCGGTTTCCGCGAGCCGACCCGCAACTCGATCGATACCGTTTCCGACCGCGACTTCGCGCTCGAATTCCTGTCAGTCGCGGCGATCTGCGCCGTGCACCTGTCGCGACTTGCCGAAGAGATCGTCATCTGGTCGACGCCGCAATTCGGCTTCGTGCGCCTTTCGGACGCCTTCTCGACCGGCTCATCGATCATGCCGCAGAAAAAGAACCCGGATGCCGCCGAACTGGTACGCGCCAAGACCGGCCGCATCAACGGTTCGCTGGTGGCGCTCCTGACCGTCATGAAGGGCCTGCCGCTCGCCTATTCCAAGGACATGCAGGAAGACAAGGAACAGGTCTTCGACTCTGCCGAGAACCTGGAACTGGCGATCGCCGCGATGACCGGCATGATGCGCGACATGACGATCCGTGCCGACAAGATGCGCGCCGCCGCCGGCGCCGGGTATTCGACCGCGACCGACCTTGCCGACTGGCTGGTGCGCGAAGTCGGCCTTCCCTTCCGCGAGGCCCATCACGTCACCGGCCGCGCCGTGGCACTCGCCGAAAGCAAGAGCTGCGACCTGTCCGAACTGTCGCTCGAAGAGCTGCAGTCGATCAACCCTGATATCACCGACAAGGTCTTCAACGTCCTGTCCGTCGACGCCTCGGTCGCCAGCCGCACCAGCTTCGGCGGCACCGCGCCGGCGGAAGTGAGGAAGCAGATCGCCTGGTGGCGCACCCGGAATTGA
- the lptM gene encoding LPS translocon maturation chaperone LptM yields MSKSLVKIARIAFVLSLAGIVVVGCGRKGSLDRPSTPVEQQNIRKSGKPGEQKAEPVANRPFLLDPLL; encoded by the coding sequence ATGTCGAAGTCCCTGGTAAAAATCGCCCGCATCGCCTTTGTGCTGAGCCTCGCCGGCATCGTTGTCGTCGGCTGCGGCCGCAAGGGCAGCCTCGACCGCCCGAGCACGCCGGTGGAGCAGCAGAACATCCGCAAGAGCGGCAAACCGGGCGAACAGAAAGCCGAGCCGGTTGCCAACCGGCCTTTCCTGCTCGACCCGCTCCTGTAA
- a CDS encoding YdcF family protein, with amino-acid sequence MTPAPTTPESEADRHPRRWLGGVFARNSRLRWAARRIIMACVLGLALLFGGFLWFANAVTSLKAPDGVKADAIVVLTGGYLRIEQALGLLRDGAGRRLLISGAHPSTSPTQIRKVTQASPDLFACCVDIGYDAIDTIGNANEITRWIHDHGYRSVLVVTNNYHMLRSLHELRRADPVTEFIPYPVVSSDLTRKAWFAEPDVLRTMLSEYGKVVLATCRDWFGIERGSGLRNEDPPKTATKTAP; translated from the coding sequence ATGACACCGGCTCCGACAACACCCGAAAGTGAAGCGGATCGCCACCCGCGGCGGTGGCTCGGGGGAGTGTTTGCGCGCAACAGCCGGCTGCGCTGGGCCGCCCGGCGCATCATCATGGCCTGCGTGCTCGGATTGGCGCTGCTTTTTGGCGGGTTTTTGTGGTTTGCGAATGCGGTGACGTCACTGAAGGCGCCTGACGGCGTCAAGGCCGATGCGATCGTCGTATTGACCGGTGGTTACCTGCGCATCGAGCAGGCGCTCGGGCTTTTGCGGGACGGAGCCGGCCGGCGCCTGCTGATCTCGGGCGCGCATCCGTCCACCAGCCCGACCCAGATCCGCAAGGTCACGCAGGCCTCGCCCGACCTCTTCGCCTGCTGCGTCGATATCGGCTACGATGCGATCGACACGATCGGCAATGCCAACGAAATCACCCGCTGGATCCACGACCACGGCTACAGGTCCGTGCTGGTGGTGACCAACAACTATCACATGCTGCGCAGCCTGCACGAACTGCGCCGCGCCGATCCGGTAACGGAATTCATCCCCTATCCCGTGGTCAGTTCCGATCTCACCCGAAAAGCCTGGTTCGCCGAGCCGGACGTGTTGCGCACCATGCTTTCAGAATACGGCAAGGTCGTGCTGGCGACCTGCCGCGACTGGTTCGGCATCGAGCGCGGCAGCGGACTGCGCAACGAGGACCCGCCGAAGACCGCAACAAAGACCGCGCCCTGA
- the hpt gene encoding hypoxanthine phosphoribosyltransferase, which translates to MPVVRGKIIEPLYTAEQIAERNHAIAAQIATGPTKDLLVIAILKGSFIFAADLLRALHDVGLAPEVEFVTLSSYGAGTVSQGVRIVKDIDSDVKDRDVLLIDDILESGRTLKFAKEMLYERGARNVSVAVLLDKRVKRQEDLEADYVGFECPDYFVVGYGMDVAYAFRELPFVGVVTGDA; encoded by the coding sequence ATGCCCGTCGTACGCGGCAAAATCATCGAGCCGCTTTATACCGCCGAACAGATCGCCGAGCGCAATCATGCGATCGCGGCGCAGATCGCCACCGGACCGACCAAGGATCTCTTGGTCATCGCCATTCTCAAAGGCTCGTTCATCTTCGCCGCCGACCTGTTGCGGGCGCTGCATGACGTGGGTCTTGCGCCGGAAGTCGAGTTCGTCACGCTGTCGAGCTACGGCGCCGGAACCGTTTCGCAAGGGGTGCGGATCGTCAAGGATATCGACAGCGACGTGAAGGATCGCGACGTGCTGTTGATCGACGACATTCTTGAATCCGGCCGGACGCTGAAATTCGCCAAGGAAATGCTCTATGAGCGCGGTGCCCGCAATGTTTCCGTCGCCGTGCTGCTCGACAAACGTGTCAAGCGCCAAGAGGACCTGGAGGCGGACTACGTCGGTTTCGAATGCCCGGACTACTTCGTCGTCGGCTACGGAATGGATGTCGCCTATGCCTTTCGCGAGCTGCCTTTCGTCGGTGTCGTGACCGGAGACGCCTGA
- a CDS encoding lysophospholipid acyltransferase family protein — MLLVRSVLFNTAFYTNLIVRMIVLSPIYFLMPRKAAYRIPKAWAASCNWLMAKIVGATFEIEGLENVPEGGCIFAPKHQSAWDTVALLPWQRDPVYILKRELMWIPLFGWYAAKQKMIPVNRGARGKVMVDVMNRTKEEMANNRQLIIYPEGTRRPPGAEPQYRYGIARIYRDVEVPVVPIVAHWGLFWGRRKLIKYPGHFKVRILPPIAPGMDPDAFYALLVETLERESDKLLVETVAANPHLPLPPSAVKRLAELKAQTAA; from the coding sequence ATGCTGCTGGTGCGTTCGGTTCTTTTCAATACCGCCTTCTACACAAACCTGATCGTCCGCATGATCGTGCTGAGCCCGATCTATTTCCTGATGCCGCGCAAGGCGGCCTACCGCATCCCCAAAGCCTGGGCCGCCTCCTGCAACTGGCTGATGGCAAAGATCGTCGGCGCCACCTTCGAGATCGAGGGGCTGGAAAACGTGCCCGAGGGTGGTTGCATCTTCGCCCCCAAGCATCAATCCGCCTGGGATACCGTCGCGCTCCTGCCCTGGCAGCGGGACCCGGTCTATATCCTCAAGCGCGAGCTGATGTGGATCCCGCTGTTCGGCTGGTACGCCGCCAAACAGAAGATGATCCCGGTCAACCGCGGCGCCCGCGGCAAGGTCATGGTCGACGTCATGAACCGGACGAAGGAGGAGATGGCCAACAACCGCCAGCTCATCATCTACCCGGAAGGCACGCGCCGGCCGCCGGGGGCCGAGCCGCAATACCGCTACGGCATCGCCCGCATCTATCGCGACGTCGAGGTACCCGTCGTGCCGATCGTCGCCCATTGGGGCCTGTTCTGGGGCCGCCGCAAGCTCATCAAATATCCCGGCCATTTCAAGGTCCGCATCCTGCCGCCGATCGCACCGGGCATGGATCCGGATGCTTTTTACGCCCTTCTGGTCGAAACGCTGGAACGGGAAAGCGACAAGCTGCTGGTCGAGACCGTGGCTGCCAATCCGCACCTGCCCCTGCCGCCCTCGGCGGTCAAACGGCTTGCGGAGCTGAAGGCTCAGACGGCGGCCTGA
- a CDS encoding TIGR02302 family protein, whose amino-acid sequence MSFIRKGAFELHPVLARRVALKRSFARIVLFFERILPLLLAPLGIAALFLSAAWFGIFRIAPDWARWVLVGGFAFAFVYALLPLSRLRWPAVADADRLLEVRNNLPHQPVGVQDDHPAFETPFSRALWKEHQIRMAERIAALDAGLPQPDIARYDRFALRAIPALVFVVALGYSFSNGGGSPADAFRPAPPAPSINPDLRIDAWLTPPSYTGRAPVFLTGREVTTTVAAVSIPQNSALTVRVTGGEGGEAVVFAPKAGGQPSTLTTEEAKKAAETAAQQPQQGATGQQGQQTAQQPPAQQAAPQQPNQPRQPRTYALNVAESGSLTVNGQSWAFDVIPDRPPEIAFDGQPKRSVNGALEIGYTGKDDYGIREAHALIEPVDQPAPGATPLYAAPDYRLDLPRQNSREVKSLTSRSLIEHPLAGKRVRITLVAKDGAGQTGRSPPHEMVLPSRGFSEPLAAAVAEERQVFALDTRQMPRAIELNEALAIRPDETIPNLSHFLLIRSALERMKLARNEEQLKDTAEYLWEIALGIEDGDLSQAERRLRDAQRNLAEALQNKASDQEIAKLMQELREAMQQFMNELAQRMQNAPQAPNNMQSQNVIRQRDLQNMMDQIENLARSGNRDAAQQMLNELQRMMNNLQAGRPQRGQQGQQQQNSQMRQQIDKLGEIMQEQQRLMDQTFKLDQALRDRMQRGDPSERPGDQSQQGQQQQGQQQQGQQGQQGQQGQQNTDQMTAEQLREALKNLRAQQEGLGKKLEELQQALKGLGMQPGEGFGKAQNEMGNAGKALGDGQGEQAVQGQGNALSALRQGAQNMMQQMMQAMQQQGQGQGEGQERGGPGENMSSQGGQNGRDPLGRPRATSGPDFGDQVKVPDEIDVQRAREILEAIREKLGNALSGEAERQYLERLLDIR is encoded by the coding sequence ATGAGCTTCATCCGCAAAGGTGCCTTCGAATTGCATCCTGTGCTGGCGCGTCGCGTTGCACTGAAACGGTCCTTCGCCCGGATCGTGTTGTTTTTCGAACGGATTTTGCCGCTGCTGCTCGCCCCCCTCGGGATCGCGGCACTGTTCCTGTCGGCCGCCTGGTTCGGGATTTTCCGGATCGCGCCCGACTGGGCGCGCTGGGTCCTGGTCGGCGGCTTCGCCTTTGCCTTCGTGTATGCGCTGCTGCCGTTAAGCCGCCTGCGCTGGCCGGCGGTAGCTGACGCTGATCGGCTTCTCGAAGTCCGCAACAACCTGCCGCACCAGCCCGTCGGAGTCCAGGACGACCATCCGGCTTTCGAGACGCCCTTCTCACGCGCGCTCTGGAAGGAACACCAGATCCGCATGGCCGAGCGCATTGCAGCGCTCGATGCGGGCCTGCCGCAGCCGGATATCGCCCGGTATGACCGGTTCGCGCTCCGCGCCATTCCCGCTCTCGTCTTCGTCGTCGCGCTCGGTTATTCCTTCTCGAACGGCGGCGGTTCTCCTGCCGATGCCTTCCGGCCTGCGCCGCCGGCGCCGAGCATCAACCCGGACCTGCGCATCGACGCCTGGCTGACCCCGCCCTCCTATACCGGCCGCGCCCCGGTCTTCCTGACCGGCCGCGAGGTCACCACCACCGTCGCGGCCGTCTCGATCCCGCAGAATTCGGCGCTGACCGTGCGCGTCACCGGCGGTGAAGGCGGCGAGGCCGTGGTCTTCGCTCCGAAGGCCGGCGGGCAGCCGTCGACGCTCACCACCGAGGAAGCCAAGAAGGCGGCCGAAACGGCTGCGCAGCAACCGCAGCAGGGCGCCACCGGCCAGCAGGGGCAGCAAACCGCCCAACAGCCACCGGCTCAGCAGGCTGCACCGCAGCAGCCCAACCAGCCGCGGCAGCCCCGCACCTATGCGCTTAACGTCGCCGAGAGCGGCAGCCTGACCGTCAACGGCCAGAGCTGGGCCTTTGACGTCATCCCCGACCGACCGCCGGAAATCGCCTTCGACGGCCAGCCGAAGCGTTCCGTCAACGGGGCGCTGGAAATCGGCTACACCGGCAAGGACGATTACGGCATCCGTGAAGCTCATGCGCTGATCGAACCTGTCGACCAACCGGCTCCGGGCGCGACCCCGCTCTATGCGGCCCCGGACTACCGGCTCGACCTGCCGCGGCAGAACAGCCGCGAGGTCAAGAGCCTGACCAGCCGCAGCCTGATCGAGCATCCGCTCGCCGGCAAGCGGGTCAGGATCACCCTGGTCGCCAAGGACGGCGCCGGCCAGACCGGCCGCAGCCCGCCCCATGAAATGGTGCTGCCGTCGCGCGGCTTCTCCGAGCCGCTCGCAGCCGCCGTCGCCGAAGAGCGCCAGGTCTTCGCGCTCGACACCCGCCAGATGCCCCGCGCCATCGAGCTCAACGAGGCGCTAGCGATCCGTCCCGACGAGACCATCCCCAACCTCAGCCACTTCCTGCTGATCCGCTCTGCGCTCGAGCGCATGAAGCTCGCCCGCAACGAGGAGCAGCTGAAGGATACCGCCGAATATCTCTGGGAGATCGCGCTCGGCATCGAGGATGGCGACCTGTCGCAGGCGGAACGCCGCCTGCGCGACGCCCAGCGCAATCTTGCCGAAGCACTGCAGAACAAGGCGTCCGACCAGGAAATCGCAAAGCTGATGCAGGAACTGCGCGAAGCCATGCAGCAGTTCATGAACGAGCTTGCCCAGCGGATGCAGAACGCTCCGCAGGCGCCCAACAACATGCAGTCCCAGAACGTCATCCGCCAGCGCGACCTGCAGAACATGATGGACCAGATCGAGAACCTCGCTCGGTCCGGCAATCGCGATGCCGCCCAGCAGATGCTCAACGAACTGCAGCGGATGATGAACAACCTGCAGGCAGGCAGGCCGCAGCGCGGCCAGCAGGGTCAGCAGCAGCAGAACAGCCAGATGCGCCAGCAGATCGACAAGCTCGGCGAGATCATGCAGGAACAGCAGCGGCTGATGGACCAGACCTTCAAGCTGGACCAGGCGCTCCGCGACCGCATGCAGCGCGGCGATCCCAGCGAGCGGCCCGGCGATCAAAGCCAGCAAGGGCAACAGCAGCAGGGCCAGCAACAACAAGGTCAGCAGGGCCAACAGGGTCAGCAAGGGCAGCAGAATACCGACCAGATGACTGCCGAGCAGCTTCGGGAAGCGCTGAAGAACCTCCGCGCCCAGCAGGAAGGTCTCGGCAAGAAGCTGGAAGAGCTGCAGCAAGCGCTCAAAGGCCTCGGCATGCAGCCTGGCGAAGGTTTCGGCAAGGCGCAGAACGAGATGGGCAATGCCGGCAAGGCGCTCGGCGATGGCCAGGGCGAACAGGCGGTTCAGGGCCAGGGCAATGCGCTTAGCGCACTTCGTCAGGGTGCCCAGAACATGATGCAGCAGATGATGCAGGCCATGCAGCAGCAGGGTCAGGGTCAGGGCGAAGGTCAGGAGCGCGGCGGCCCGGGCGAGAACATGAGCTCGCAAGGCGGCCAGAACGGGCGCGATCCGCTCGGGCGCCCGCGCGCCACGTCAGGCCCGGATTTCGGCGATCAGGTGAAGGTGCCTGACGAAATCGACGTCCAGCGTGCCCGGGAAATCCTCGAAGCGATCCGCGAAAAGCTCGGCAATGCGCTCTCCGGCGAAGCGGAGCGGCAATACCTGGAACGGCTTCTGGATATCCGTTGA